One Egibacteraceae bacterium genomic region harbors:
- a CDS encoding FtsK/SpoIIIE domain-containing protein: MDRRIVLSSHLGLDLDSIHGALLARSDRDVDLVPGFSVVLGKPEHELQPRAGYTLRAITAGAATVVPYLVSPLAVSANRGSQGFAAALRSAFQAGPRQPADTRVLITLDPAPVETVLTASEGADSLPELTWTELANRARVSIRPGPASGLLDAVVSDIAQRRGSATLLDQLLAFVSDDWASEEAAGRALHRLGAHLSDPHVAGDWAARLSRGARWRERITAWAAPGSDLDHALATQPTISEAVAAKISSSLGPHGPDFASFTLSEVEGTAPAPGLEIASPLHITIAPAVSTVVAGEPVAAIWLPGGSGTFRVRLAGTADGTETAAVSWQAGAARAEITGRELAITIAGSGWAAGSAELHSAAGRSRLSFLAYFGSGSWFPVERRLDIDTAAAAFVVAGGEPEILAVGAAGQFLGPATVTLPGQATGMITATATSFGEDATVPLLLAGEPGDGDDGDDGGGTGDDGDDDGDDIDDGGDGGGAKTRPAQPSPVHARIDAARESESPDVGAVTFTAATPILVGGWAYELAGQLVRSHDGLDLERQVLASPAATAFALSTTGVIEQLDDLTLRDAGPLAPQARAFLDARASFFAVAATRGTVLALGADLPRTEALAYCETYGDLLAAVPRGERYRPEYDSILLADTITYTPTGEIFIAPTHPQTVAFYLAFAEAAEGWVTSQQLPSRGDSAAITPRHLLPMFNLDGRWFDSAPSPAFLWRAYRPMYQPGSLSEHDPRLISNRLRFFLDVYPAYNDPRQRIAVAFHDPGDGTTVLQALRAFYRPDITHARTMRGGPALTRPVLDVSIVGDGEIPRAIRTLLDGISDDLADRVLRERVRFRVTEAGSPDAGGFHHVTFLFRSRGERTPWPVDMGERAPTSYVGGLATAPGRAMLSGGGESAFAWGAFAPAACGDSGAGRPGSVLASVTRGLLELVGGQPRELVQDGLTRMPTTVVHSGDGAAIYDSSVWIVHLDRLLGLEAFTPAAAHPLYIVDYSESDDPGDPGLDAITVTGKVTPYHHALSVALADFGTLTPAGRDGILQVLNGVSGRWALQLLRQAPHQVRERVGTVTAIAVLRDLERCFEICPGAGVIVPLEEVWDAVERRAAAAGQHPSCDDLVYLHLARDDLASVTVTARLVEVKFRSAGQPSAAEARAELETGTSRLRALFDTSGPARLFRGRDLAEVIRAGWTRGRAFGLHTGGDAAWFESALADIAAGRFRLELQYTVGSEPVCGDVISVEAQSTAEPARVMLPGVGSAFGMIRVGRTALDSIAAGRSIARPRGWEPATFGGGGTGGSTGGPPAAGGPAPGAAPAGAAGHADPAGDATAGGGRDAGSAAAGVPEPPPRRTGHGDEEAERLAGELTRAAAKYGLDLEPFQPHLAQVGPSVIRFRTRPLGRQALAGVQRLALDLGREIGAGGGVLVDQEAYFITVDVPRAQRETVPYADYEHLLDRATAPGSLDFLVGMAPSGDVRIADLARLPHLLVAGATGSGKSVFLRALLASLVRTRTPEQLRLMVVDPKQVDFLQFEDLPHLMLGGVLTDPAEALIALVDTIDHERQHRLPILRGAGVTNVIEYYEAGHAPEELPQIVVVVDEFADLATSLDRENRARFMGLIQRYGQITRAFGIYLVLATQRPSVNVITGDIKANLTARVALKVQAPQDSVTILGRGGAERLRDRGDLIFDHGGNAERLQGFLATAEDARRAIGRWLNPGR, translated from the coding sequence GTGGATCGCAGGATCGTCCTGAGCAGCCACCTCGGCCTCGACCTCGACTCTATCCACGGCGCCCTCCTCGCTCGGTCCGACCGCGACGTCGATCTCGTGCCCGGCTTCTCGGTCGTGCTCGGCAAGCCCGAGCATGAGCTCCAACCACGAGCCGGGTACACGCTCCGCGCCATCACGGCCGGCGCGGCGACCGTCGTCCCGTACCTGGTCAGTCCGCTCGCCGTCAGCGCCAACCGGGGGTCGCAGGGCTTCGCGGCGGCACTGCGCTCCGCCTTCCAGGCCGGGCCGCGGCAGCCCGCGGACACCCGCGTGCTCATCACGCTCGACCCGGCGCCTGTGGAGACGGTGCTCACCGCTTCCGAGGGCGCGGACTCACTTCCCGAGCTCACCTGGACCGAGCTCGCCAACCGTGCCAGGGTCTCGATCCGACCCGGTCCCGCAAGCGGGCTGCTCGACGCTGTCGTCTCCGACATCGCGCAGCGGCGCGGTAGCGCGACCCTGCTGGACCAGCTGCTCGCCTTCGTCTCGGACGACTGGGCCTCCGAGGAGGCCGCCGGTAGAGCGCTGCACCGGCTAGGCGCCCACCTGTCCGACCCTCACGTGGCTGGCGACTGGGCCGCAAGGCTTTCCCGCGGCGCGCGATGGCGCGAGCGCATCACCGCCTGGGCCGCCCCGGGCAGCGACCTAGATCACGCCCTCGCAACGCAGCCGACGATCAGCGAGGCCGTCGCAGCGAAGATCTCCTCCTCCCTCGGACCCCACGGCCCGGACTTCGCCAGCTTCACGCTGTCGGAAGTCGAGGGCACCGCGCCCGCCCCCGGGCTGGAGATCGCGTCGCCGCTCCACATCACGATCGCACCAGCGGTCTCCACGGTCGTCGCCGGCGAACCGGTAGCTGCGATCTGGCTGCCGGGAGGGTCGGGGACCTTCCGTGTGCGGCTCGCCGGCACCGCCGACGGCACCGAGACGGCGGCCGTGAGCTGGCAAGCCGGCGCGGCGCGCGCCGAGATCACCGGCCGCGAGCTGGCGATCACCATCGCCGGGTCTGGCTGGGCGGCCGGCTCGGCGGAGCTGCATTCCGCGGCAGGGCGGTCCCGCCTGAGTTTCCTCGCGTACTTCGGAAGCGGGAGCTGGTTCCCCGTCGAGCGCCGCCTGGACATCGACACCGCGGCCGCCGCGTTCGTCGTCGCTGGCGGCGAACCCGAAATCCTCGCCGTCGGCGCGGCCGGCCAGTTCCTGGGCCCCGCAACCGTCACCCTCCCCGGACAGGCCACCGGCATGATCACCGCCACCGCAACGTCCTTCGGTGAGGACGCAACCGTCCCACTGCTGCTCGCGGGCGAGCCCGGTGATGGCGACGACGGCGACGACGGCGGCGGCACCGGCGATGACGGCGACGATGACGGCGACGACATCGATGACGGCGGTGACGGCGGCGGGGCCAAGACGCGCCCGGCGCAGCCGTCCCCAGTCCACGCACGCATCGACGCGGCGCGCGAATCAGAATCCCCGGACGTCGGAGCGGTCACCTTCACCGCGGCTACCCCGATTCTCGTCGGCGGCTGGGCGTACGAGCTCGCGGGGCAGCTGGTCCGCAGTCACGACGGGCTCGATCTCGAGCGGCAGGTCCTCGCGTCTCCCGCTGCCACGGCGTTCGCCCTCAGCACCACCGGCGTGATCGAGCAGCTCGACGACCTCACGCTGCGCGACGCGGGCCCCCTCGCCCCGCAGGCTAGGGCGTTCCTTGACGCGCGCGCGTCGTTCTTCGCCGTCGCGGCGACGCGCGGCACCGTTCTCGCCCTGGGCGCTGACCTGCCACGGACGGAGGCGCTCGCGTACTGCGAAACCTACGGCGACCTCCTGGCGGCTGTACCCCGCGGCGAGCGCTACCGGCCGGAGTACGACTCGATCCTGCTGGCGGACACCATCACGTACACGCCAACAGGCGAGATCTTCATCGCGCCGACCCACCCGCAGACGGTCGCCTTCTACCTCGCGTTCGCCGAGGCGGCCGAAGGGTGGGTCACCAGCCAGCAGCTCCCATCCCGCGGCGACAGCGCGGCGATCACACCTCGCCACCTCCTGCCGATGTTCAACCTCGACGGGCGGTGGTTCGACAGCGCCCCCTCACCGGCGTTCCTCTGGCGCGCATACCGGCCGATGTACCAGCCGGGATCCCTGTCCGAGCACGACCCGCGGCTCATCTCGAACCGGCTCCGCTTCTTCCTCGACGTGTACCCGGCGTACAACGACCCGCGCCAGCGCATCGCGGTCGCGTTCCACGACCCCGGCGATGGGACCACGGTCCTCCAAGCCCTGCGCGCCTTCTACCGCCCCGACATCACCCACGCCCGCACGATGCGCGGCGGGCCCGCGCTGACCAGGCCTGTCCTCGACGTCAGCATCGTCGGGGACGGCGAGATCCCACGCGCCATCCGCACACTCCTGGACGGCATCAGCGACGACCTCGCTGACCGCGTGCTCCGCGAGCGCGTACGGTTCCGGGTTACCGAGGCAGGGTCACCGGACGCTGGCGGATTCCACCACGTCACGTTCCTCTTCCGCTCCCGCGGCGAGCGGACGCCCTGGCCGGTGGATATGGGAGAGCGCGCGCCGACGTCCTACGTCGGCGGGCTCGCGACCGCGCCCGGGCGGGCCATGCTCTCCGGGGGGGGCGAGTCCGCGTTCGCATGGGGCGCCTTCGCCCCAGCCGCGTGTGGCGACTCCGGCGCCGGCCGGCCCGGTTCGGTTCTCGCGTCAGTCACGCGCGGGCTCCTCGAGCTCGTCGGCGGCCAACCGCGCGAACTCGTACAGGACGGCCTCACCCGGATGCCCACGACCGTCGTGCACTCCGGAGATGGTGCCGCCATCTACGACTCCTCGGTCTGGATCGTCCACCTCGACCGCCTCCTGGGCCTCGAAGCGTTCACACCGGCGGCCGCGCACCCGCTCTACATCGTTGACTACAGCGAGAGCGATGACCCGGGCGATCCCGGCCTCGACGCCATCACCGTGACCGGCAAGGTCACCCCATATCACCACGCGCTATCCGTCGCGCTCGCTGACTTCGGGACCCTCACGCCAGCCGGCCGCGATGGCATCCTCCAGGTTCTCAACGGGGTATCGGGCCGGTGGGCACTCCAGCTGTTGCGGCAGGCGCCGCACCAGGTGCGTGAACGCGTCGGGACGGTTACCGCGATCGCCGTGCTGCGCGACCTGGAGCGCTGCTTCGAGATCTGCCCCGGCGCCGGAGTCATCGTGCCGCTCGAGGAAGTGTGGGACGCCGTCGAGCGCCGCGCCGCCGCTGCCGGTCAGCACCCGTCGTGCGATGACCTCGTCTACCTCCATCTCGCCAGGGACGACCTCGCGAGCGTCACCGTGACGGCCCGGCTCGTCGAGGTGAAGTTCCGCAGCGCCGGGCAGCCCAGCGCTGCCGAAGCACGCGCGGAGCTCGAGACCGGAACCTCCCGCCTCCGAGCTCTGTTCGACACCTCAGGCCCAGCGCGACTCTTCCGCGGCCGGGATCTTGCCGAGGTGATCCGGGCGGGGTGGACTCGCGGCCGCGCCTTCGGTCTCCATACCGGCGGCGACGCAGCCTGGTTCGAGTCCGCGCTCGCAGACATCGCCGCGGGCCGATTCCGCCTCGAGCTCCAGTACACAGTCGGGTCCGAGCCGGTCTGCGGTGACGTCATCTCGGTCGAGGCACAGAGCACCGCCGAGCCCGCGCGCGTGATGCTTCCGGGAGTTGGATCGGCGTTCGGAATGATCCGTGTCGGCCGCACCGCGCTGGACAGCATCGCTGCGGGCCGGTCAATCGCCCGGCCACGCGGCTGGGAACCAGCGACGTTTGGTGGCGGGGGTACCGGTGGCTCTACGGGTGGACCGCCGGCTGCTGGTGGTCCCGCGCCAGGCGCGGCGCCCGCGGGGGCGGCGGGCCACGCGGACCCGGCCGGCGATGCAACCGCCGGCGGCGGGCGCGACGCGGGGAGCGCTGCGGCTGGCGTGCCAGAGCCGCCCCCTCGCCGCACCGGTCATGGCGACGAGGAGGCCGAGCGGCTCGCCGGCGAGCTCACGCGCGCGGCTGCCAAGTACGGGCTCGACCTCGAGCCGTTCCAGCCCCACCTCGCGCAGGTCGGCCCCTCAGTGATTCGCTTCCGCACCCGACCGCTCGGCCGGCAGGCGCTCGCTGGTGTCCAGCGCCTCGCGCTTGATCTCGGTCGCGAGATTGGGGCCGGCGGGGGCGTCCTCGTCGATCAGGAGGCGTACTTCATCACCGTCGATGTGCCCAGGGCGCAGCGTGAGACCGTTCCCTACGCGGACTACGAGCACCTCCTCGATCGAGCGACCGCGCCAGGGTCTCTCGACTTCCTCGTCGGTATGGCCCCCTCCGGGGACGTGCGCATCGCGGATCTCGCGCGGCTTCCACACCTCCTCGTCGCGGGCGCGACAGGCAGCGGCAAGAGTGTCTTCCTCCGCGCCCTGCTCGCGAGCCTGGTACGGACCCGCACGCCCGAGCAGCTCCGTCTCATGGTGGTCGACCCCAAGCAGGTGGACTTCCTGCAGTTCGAGGACCTCCCACACCTCATGCTCGGCGGCGTGCTGACGGATCCCGCGGAAGCTCTCATCGCCCTCGTCGACACCATCGACCACGAGCGCCAGCACCGCCTCCCCATCCTCCGCGGCGCCGGCGTCACGAACGTCATCGAGTACTACGAAGCCGGGCACGCGCCGGAAGAACTCCCTCAGATTGTCGTCGTGGTCGACGAGTTCGCCGACCTCGCGACCTCACTCGACCGCGAGAACAGGGCCCGCTTCATGGGGCTCATCCAGCGCTACGGCCAGATCACCCGCGCGTTCGGGATCTACCTTGTGCTCGCCACGCAGCGACCGAGCGTCAATGTGATCACGGGTGACATCAAGGCGAACCTGACGGCCCGCGTCGCGCTGAAGGTCCAGGCGCCGCAGGACTCCGTCACGATCCTGGGCCGCGGCGGCGCGGAGCGCCTGCGAGACCGTGGCGACCTGATCTTCGATCATGGCGGCAACGCAGAGCGACTGCAGGGGTTCCTTGCCACGGCCGAGGACGCCCGCCGCGCGATCGGGAGGTGGCTCAACCCGGGACGATGA
- a CDS encoding PD-(D/E)XK nuclease family protein, with protein MPAPPPLELTTIWTVSPSLAELLRLCPLRAGLSRLENATALVLGNPKAWLGTAYHEVLAAAGAHASDASAADVWEQAVREQHERAEAHPLNRRFGVPDRWPGYHLIRAMALMRAHEIGGDGGAEVANAGMPPVVGDSRPTNRHERWLTAAGGRLVGRPDLLRGDAVIDYKTGDVIEHREDHVVKATYVRQLQLYAFLVRDSTGRWPARGVLLPMEGLPVEIEFDAGDCERVAAETLELLDKYNDAVSGGAGVLDLASPSPETCRWCPFQLVCPAFWAAAGSSWREHLGTAAVGGLASSVPEPIHSGSALALQLRVDEGTEEAGDVAALSPLSPATYPVLRQVQQGTRIRVVGLARRAGGTLMPTNRTVIARVDDLPQIVSTAP; from the coding sequence ATGCCGGCTCCGCCGCCGCTTGAGCTGACGACGATCTGGACCGTAAGCCCCAGCCTTGCAGAGCTGCTTCGGCTCTGCCCTCTTCGGGCTGGCCTGTCCCGCTTGGAGAACGCCACTGCACTGGTACTCGGGAATCCGAAGGCGTGGCTCGGTACGGCGTATCACGAGGTCCTCGCGGCCGCGGGTGCGCACGCGAGCGACGCCAGCGCAGCCGACGTATGGGAGCAAGCGGTCCGCGAACAGCACGAGCGCGCGGAGGCGCACCCACTCAACCGCCGGTTCGGCGTTCCAGACCGCTGGCCCGGCTACCACCTCATCCGGGCCATGGCGCTGATGCGGGCGCATGAGATCGGGGGTGACGGAGGTGCTGAGGTGGCCAACGCAGGTATGCCACCGGTTGTTGGCGACAGCCGCCCTACGAATCGTCACGAACGATGGCTCACAGCCGCTGGCGGCCGACTTGTGGGGCGTCCAGATCTGCTGCGGGGCGACGCCGTCATCGATTACAAGACCGGCGACGTGATTGAGCACCGAGAGGACCATGTCGTGAAGGCGACGTACGTCCGGCAGCTTCAGCTCTACGCGTTCCTGGTCAGAGACTCGACTGGGCGCTGGCCCGCCCGCGGCGTGCTCCTTCCGATGGAGGGCCTTCCTGTCGAGATCGAGTTCGACGCGGGGGACTGCGAGCGAGTGGCGGCGGAGACCCTTGAGTTGCTCGACAAGTACAACGACGCAGTCTCGGGTGGTGCGGGCGTTCTTGACCTTGCGAGCCCGTCGCCCGAAACGTGCCGGTGGTGTCCATTTCAGTTGGTCTGCCCGGCGTTCTGGGCAGCCGCCGGCAGCTCGTGGCGTGAGCACCTCGGGACAGCGGCAGTGGGCGGCCTGGCGTCCTCGGTGCCGGAACCGATTCACAGCGGATCAGCTCTCGCGCTTCAGTTGCGAGTTGACGAGGGAACCGAAGAGGCGGGAGACGTTGCCGCGCTCTCCCCACTCTCACCAGCGACCTATCCCGTGCTTCGTCAGGTACAGCAAGGAACGCGCATCCGTGTCGTAGGCCTCGCCAGACGGGCGGGCGGCACCCTAATGCCCACCAATCGCACGGTCATTGCCAGGGTGGACGATCTTCCTCAGATCGTCAGCACAGCTCCCTGA
- a CDS encoding helix-turn-helix domain-containing protein: MNETLLSVAEASELLGVSQMTARRLLDNREIEYLRISNIIRIPQEALVSYMDAATVKPLR, from the coding sequence GTGAACGAAACCCTGCTGTCCGTCGCGGAAGCCTCGGAGCTGTTGGGCGTCAGCCAGATGACCGCCAGGCGGCTCCTTGACAACCGTGAGATCGAGTACCTGAGGATCTCCAACATTATCAGGATCCCGCAGGAAGCGCTGGTGTCTTACATGGACGCCGCCACGGTGAAGCCTCTCCGATGA
- a CDS encoding XRE family transcriptional regulator: MTAPRQAPASSPERGPLATALRAARGDRSMRSVAREAGVSQAHLSRIEAGERGAPPDLIERIAGALQVDAGPLLELTDALPGSVIAALADRDIRLALGPGELPSDTRHLLRRLHIAHIAERVRARLAGPPRGPVDPRRVLAALGWRMEPGMSAAVEFLAGHRVSVPHAADAIRHRFLLAHAVGHLALSDAPACDLQSASDAELDATALAGFLLVPRAELRNFAREEGRRHDLWDPDGSEFLAAAAVRFAVPLWMIARRLGEDGRLAEIAEVDER; encoded by the coding sequence GTGACAGCACCACGACAGGCGCCCGCGAGCAGCCCTGAACGCGGCCCGCTCGCGACAGCGTTGCGCGCCGCCCGCGGTGACCGCAGCATGCGGTCGGTCGCGCGGGAGGCGGGCGTCTCGCAGGCGCACCTCTCGCGCATTGAGGCCGGCGAGCGTGGCGCACCACCAGACCTGATCGAGCGCATCGCGGGCGCGCTCCAGGTTGATGCCGGTCCCCTGCTCGAGCTGACCGACGCCCTCCCCGGTAGCGTGATCGCGGCGCTCGCAGATCGCGACATCCGGCTCGCGCTCGGCCCTGGCGAGCTGCCATCCGACACCCGTCACCTGCTCAGGCGGCTCCACATCGCCCACATCGCCGAGCGCGTCCGCGCGCGGCTGGCGGGGCCGCCACGCGGGCCGGTCGACCCACGCCGCGTGCTCGCAGCGCTGGGCTGGCGGATGGAGCCCGGCATGTCGGCTGCGGTGGAGTTCCTGGCCGGTCACCGGGTCTCCGTCCCTCATGCCGCCGACGCCATTCGCCACCGCTTCTTGCTAGCGCACGCGGTGGGCCACCTCGCCCTGAGCGACGCGCCGGCGTGTGACCTCCAGAGCGCTTCCGACGCCGAGCTCGACGCCACCGCCCTCGCCGGCTTCCTGCTGGTGCCGCGGGCCGAGCTGCGGAACTTCGCCCGCGAGGAGGGCCGGCGGCACGACCTTTGGGATCCCGACGGTTCGGAGTTCCTCGCCGCTGCCGCGGTCCGATTCGCCGTTCCGCTGTGGATGATCGCGCGCCGCCTCGGAGAGGATGGGCGGCTCGCGGAGATCGCGGAGGTCGACGAGCGATGA